Proteins from one Chanodichthys erythropterus isolate Z2021 chromosome 15, ASM2448905v1, whole genome shotgun sequence genomic window:
- the LOC137037374 gene encoding NACHT, LRR and PYD domains-containing protein 12-like, which produces MDDTQTFSHGDFSPGFSQFKGDRSISPEPSCVSMKSDRSMGEPVEFKGKHTSTDLSLTIIREQSMDIRGTFRGRHMSSNLSCDSQLVQSTFKSNLLKKFQCLYEGTAKQGNPTLLNEIYTELYITESESGEINNEHEVRQIETQSRKAATEDTPIKCNDIFRPLPGQDKPIRTVLTKGVAGIGKTVSVQKFIVDWAEGKENQDAQLIFPFPFRELNLMKDKTLSLSDLLHVFFPETKEMEISSVDYKVLFIFDGLDECRLSLNFKSKVKMCNISESASVDELLMNLIVGNLLPSALIWITSRPAAADLVPSECVHRVTEVRGFNEPQKKEYFRKRISDQSLANKIITHLKSSRSLHIMCHIPVFCWISATVLEKMFSEAESGEIPKTLTQMYTHFLIIQTSIKHEKDYEKKDEDMIAKLGKLAFQQLVKGNLIFYEEDLKDCGIDVTEASVYSGLCTQIFREEFGLYQGKVFCFVHLSIQEHLAALYAHIYFIKKNRNAFFQITKPSLLSKVLNRKKCHSLSEFHERAVDEALQSKNSNLDLFLRFLLGLSLESNQTLLRELLTKTGNYSYNKEETVQYIKQKIRENRSPERSINLFHCLNELGDDSLVHEIQDYLTSGKIRETKLSSSQWSALVYVLLTSEQKMDVFDLKKFTGAQNTADEILQKLLPVVKESRSVQLIGCGVTDEGCAALASALRSNPSHMRELSLSGNILGASGVNLLSDGLKGPHCKLETMWLSYCGVTDEGCAALASALRSNPSHLRKLDLTGNKLGNSGVNLLSDALRDPHCKLDTLGLIDCSVTDEGCAAPALALRSNPSHLRKLSLSLNKLKDSGVNLLSAGLKDPHCKLEKLWLSDCDITNEGCAALASALRSNPHLRELDLSWNQLRDSGVNLLSDKLKDPHCKLEILKLYDCGLTDEGCAALASVLRSNPSHLRELDLKGNKLRDSGVNLLSDGLKDPHCKLEKLNLSDCGVTDEGCAALASALRSNPSHLRYLDLSLNKLKYLGVKLLSDLKDDPHYKLEVLKF; this is translated from the exons AGTTTCAGTGTCTGTATGAAGGAACAGCAAAGCAGGGAAACCCAACACTCCTGAATGAAATCTACACAGAGCTCTACATCACAGAGAGTGAAAGTGGAGAGATCAATAATGAGCATGAGGTGAGACAAATTGAGACACAATCCAGGAAAGCAGCAACAGAGGACACACCAATCAAATGCAATGACATCTTTAGACCTTTACCTGGAcaagacaaacccatcagaactgTGCTGACAAAGGGAGTCGCTGGCATTGGAAAAACAGTCTCTGTGCAGAAGTTCATTGTGGACTGGGCTGAAGGGAAAGAGAATCAGGATGCCCAGCTCATATTTCCATTTCCTTTCAGAGAGCTCAACTTGATGAAGGACAAAACACTCAGTCTTTCAGATCTTCTTCATGTCTTTTTCCCTGAAACAAAAGAAATGGAAATATCCAGTGTAGACTATAAAGTGttgttcatctttgatggtctggatgAGTGTCGCCTGTCTCTGAACTTTAAGAGCAAAGtgaaaatgtgtaatatatctGAATCAGCCTCAGTGGATGAGCTGCTGATGAACCTCATTGTGGGAAATCTGcttccctctgctctcatctggatcaccTCCAGACCAGCAGCAGCTGATCTCGTCCCCTCTGAGTGTGTCCATCGAGTGACAGAGGTACGAGGCTTCAATGAGCCACAGAAGAAGGAATACTTCAGAAAGAGAATCAGTGATCAGAGTCTGGCCAATAAAATCATCACACACCTGAAGTCATCAAGGAGCCTCCACATCATGTGCCACATCCCAGTGTTCTGCTGGATCTCAGCCACTGTTCTAGAGAAGATGTTTAGTGAAGCAGAGAGTGGAGAGATTCCCAAGACACTCACTCAAATGTACACACACTTCCTGATCATTCAGACCAGCATCAAACATGAGAAGGACTATGAGAAGAAAGATGAAGACATGATTGCCAAACTGGGAAAACTGGCTTTTCAGCAGCTTGTGAAAGGCAACCTGATCTTCTATGAGGAAGACCTGAAAGACTGTGGCATTGATGTGACAGAAGCATCAGTGTACTCAGGATTGTGcactcagatcttcagagaggaGTTTGGTTTGTATCAGGGGAAAGTCTTCTGCTTTGTTCATCTGAGCATCCAGGAACATCTAGCAGCTCTATATGCAcacatttactttataaagaaGAACAGAAATGCGTTTTTCCAAATAACCAAACCAAGTTTGTTGTCTAAGGTTTTAAACCGGAAGAAATGTCATTCATTATCTGAGTTTCATGAGAGAGCTGTGGATGAGGCTTTACAGAGTAAGAATTCAAATCTGGACCTTTTCCTGCGTTTCCTTTTGGGTCTCTCATTGGAGTCCAATCAGACTCTCTTACGAGAACTACTGACAAAGACAGGAAACTACTCCTACAACAAAGAGGAAACAGTTCAGTACATCAAACAGAAGATCAGGGAGAATCGCTCTCCAGAGAGATCCATCAATCTGTTCCACTGTCTGAATGAACTGGGTGATGATTCACTGGTGCATGAGATACAAGATTATTTGACATCCGGAAAAATAAGAGAAACCAAACTCTCATCTTCACAGTGGTCAGCTCTGGTTTATGTGTTGCTGACATCAGAGCAGAAGATGGATGTTTTTGATCTAAAAAAGTTTACTGGAGCACAAAATACAGCAGATGAAATTCTTCAGAAGCTGCTGCCTGTGGTTAAAGAATCCAGATCAGTTCA GTTGATTGGTTGTGGTGTAACAGatgaaggttgtgctgctctggcttcagctctgagatcaaacccctcacacaTGAGAGAACTGAGTCTGTCTGGAAATATACTAGGAGCATCAGGAGTGAATCTGCTCTCTGATGGACTGAAGGGTCCTCACTGTAAACTGGAAACAATGTG GTTGAGTTATTGTGGTGTCACAGatgaaggttgtgctgctctggcttcagctctgagatcaaacccctcacacctaaGAAAACTGGATCTGACTGGAAATAAACTAGGAAACTCAGGAGTGAATCTGCTCTCTGATGCACTAAGGGATCCTCACTGTAAACTGGACACACTGGG GTTGATTGATTGTAGTGTCACAGATGAAGGCTGTGCTGCTCCAGCTTtagctctgagatcaaacccctcacacctgagaaaACTGAGTCTGTCACTGAATAAATTAAAAGACTCAGGAGTGAATCTGCTTTCTGCTGGATTGAAGGATCCTCACTGTAAACTGGAGAAACTGTG GTTGAGTGATTGTGACATTACAAACGAAGGTTGTGCCgctctggcttcagctctgagatcaaacccaCACCTAAGAGAACTGGATCTGTCATGGAATCAACTAAGAGATTCAGGAGTGAATCTGCTTTCTGATAAACTGAAGGACCCTCACTGTAAACTTGAGATACTGAA GTTGTATGATTGTGGCCTTACAGatgaaggttgtgctgctctggcttcagttctgagatcaaacccctcacacctgagagaactGGATCTGAAAGGAAATAAATTAAGAGACTCTGGAGTGAATCTGCTCTCTGATGGACTGAAGGATCCTCACTGTAAACTGGAGAAACTGAA TTTGAGTGATTGTGGTGTTACGGatgaaggttgtgctgctctggcttcagctctgagatcaaacccctcacacctgagatATCTGGATCTGTCACTGAATAAACTCAAATACTTAGGAGTGAAGCTGCTCTCTGATCTGAAGGATGATCCACATTATAAACTGGAGGTGCTTAA GTTTTAG